A part of Larkinella insperata genomic DNA contains:
- a CDS encoding PLP-dependent transferase has translation MKRREILKELSLLPLAGSMVSSVEAFAESRPASNWFRKAAAQVAPAMGPLKAGPQIYQSIGVEPIINCRGTFTIIGASMELPEVKEAMEYASRYNVQIDELAFGIGKRLSEITGAEWGMVSSGCAAGLNEVTAGILAGGNPEKLIRIPNLEGFEKTEVIIPRSSRNVYDHAIRNCGVKVITVNTLEELETSINPRTAMIYMMPGQAPWTVENVAKIAKPKNVPILVDAAAERLTIPNIHLQAGASVVGYSGGKVIRGPQSAGLLLGNKDILMATWQASAPHHGPCRNNKIGREEQIGMLAAVEAWAVRDHKAEMDTWVSWLETISKKLSGIDGVQLNVRRPEEGALDNATPMLTISWDPTKLHITGQEVADELATTKPRVAVGTGFRRGQPASGSTPPTTSITIAAYMMGAGNEVIVAKRVHEILTRKRSAAATPAEMKAPAADLSGRWEVNIDFYTSKSQHTFIIEKQDGNWLTGTHKGEFATRDLIGSIEGDEVRFQSRYSVPGDNLVMTFYGKLSGDTITGEIDMVEYINAKFTAKRPVVSSSSGRQRIVVPSGRPFST, from the coding sequence ATGAAACGAAGAGAAATATTGAAAGAGCTGAGTCTTCTTCCATTAGCCGGCAGTATGGTCAGCAGTGTGGAGGCTTTTGCGGAAAGCCGTCCGGCGTCGAACTGGTTCAGAAAGGCCGCAGCTCAGGTAGCACCCGCTATGGGACCGCTCAAGGCCGGACCCCAGATTTACCAATCCATTGGCGTCGAACCGATCATTAACTGCCGCGGCACTTTCACCATCATCGGGGCGTCAATGGAGCTGCCGGAAGTAAAGGAAGCGATGGAATACGCCAGCCGGTACAACGTTCAGATCGACGAACTGGCCTTCGGAATTGGCAAACGGCTGTCTGAAATTACCGGGGCTGAGTGGGGCATGGTGTCGTCGGGCTGCGCTGCGGGGCTCAACGAGGTAACGGCGGGCATCCTGGCGGGCGGCAATCCCGAAAAACTCATCCGCATCCCCAATCTGGAAGGGTTTGAAAAAACGGAAGTTATCATTCCCCGGTCTTCCCGCAACGTCTACGACCACGCGATCCGGAATTGCGGAGTGAAAGTCATTACGGTCAACACCCTGGAAGAACTGGAAACGTCCATCAATCCGCGGACGGCCATGATTTATATGATGCCGGGCCAGGCCCCCTGGACGGTGGAAAATGTTGCCAAGATCGCCAAACCCAAAAACGTCCCCATCCTGGTTGACGCGGCCGCCGAACGGCTGACCATTCCGAACATCCACCTTCAGGCCGGAGCATCGGTGGTTGGCTACAGCGGGGGGAAAGTGATCCGGGGGCCTCAGAGTGCCGGTCTGCTGCTGGGCAACAAAGACATTCTGATGGCGACCTGGCAGGCCAGCGCCCCGCACCACGGGCCCTGCCGGAACAACAAAATCGGACGGGAGGAGCAAATTGGAATGCTGGCGGCCGTAGAAGCCTGGGCCGTCCGGGATCACAAAGCCGAAATGGATACCTGGGTTTCCTGGCTGGAGACGATCTCGAAAAAGCTTTCCGGCATCGACGGTGTGCAGCTGAACGTGCGCCGACCGGAAGAAGGCGCCCTTGATAACGCGACCCCCATGCTGACCATTAGCTGGGACCCAACGAAGCTGCACATCACCGGGCAGGAAGTGGCCGACGAACTGGCCACCACCAAGCCCCGCGTGGCGGTCGGAACCGGTTTTCGGCGGGGGCAGCCCGCTTCCGGCTCGACACCACCGACCACTTCCATTACGATTGCCGCCTACATGATGGGAGCGGGCAACGAGGTGATTGTGGCCAAGCGGGTTCACGAAATCCTGACCCGCAAACGCAGCGCAGCGGCTACACCGGCCGAAATGAAAGCACCCGCAGCCGATCTGAGCGGCCGGTGGGAGGTTAATATTGATTTTTACACCAGCAAAAGCCAGCACACGTTCATCATCGAAAAACAGGATGGCAACTGGCTGACAGGTACGCATAAAGGCGAGTTTGCCACCCGCGATCTGATCGGTTCCATCGAAGGAGACGAGGTGCGGTTCCAGAGTCGGTACAGCGTACCGGGCGACAACCTGGTGATGACGTTTTACGGAAAGCTCTCGGGCGATACCATCACCGGAGAAATCGATATGGTCGAGTACATCAACGCCAAGTTTACGGCCAAGCGGCCGGTTGTTTCATCCTCTTCCGGTCGCCAGCGGAT